The Solanum lycopersicum chromosome 2, SLM_r2.1 DNA window atgtttcttAATACTTGTCAttccacaaaataaatatataaataatactattgtttctattttattcttGAGAGCTATTACATTTGTCCACCTTTAATTGTTATGGTTTCCCTTTTTAGAGTCTAACAATAAGTTTTTTATCCTCATTTTACGATATATTGTTTCATCGTATTGACATATAAAAAagtgtaatttatagtactcgtttttttaatattaaattttttttgtttaaaatatcaaattaatataatctatgTTCACTTTGAAAagttagtcaaattgactttctaaattgttacatgacaattaaaagtgaagAGAAGGAGTAATAATTTTGAAAGTATGAATTTGATCAATATAGAATAACTAAATGATTAACTCATAttcattgattaattaattaatcaaaataaattatttataaaaacttaTTTAGTTTCTTGAGGGACCTAGAGAGTAAAAGACAATGATGGATATGAAATGAATTTAAATGACAACTATTATTTTGGGATGAAGACAGCAATCATGGAGTTTTGACTTTATACAGAATATACATTAATTTGCAAATAGCTTAGTACAATTATAAccatattaacaataataaagatGTCCAATGTGAATCATTTATCATCTTATGGAATGGGAAAGCCAATTAGTACTGAAGTTGATGATTGCTTACTCCAATTGTGTACATATGATAGCAATAACTATCGAAGTTGATAAACATCATCTATCCATAGCCAGCAATGAATATTTTGGATTGTCTATTAAGCACTGACAATTATTTCGACTTATCAATCATTCCTCTCTATGGTTCGGTtcgattttatatattattggttcgatttatcaattttcagtttttaaatatgctaacctaataataaatcaataagataTTCATTATCGATTTTTGATCATTATTGATTTGGTTTAcctaataagaaaatattcgTAAAATATTATGCCTTCTTACTTTTCTAAATGCTTTGATATagtgaaacaagaaaaataatgagaaattacatcaataagagaaaatatagtacaaaatctataattacaTGTTATCACCAAAACatagtatgaaattttttatgttgatcAAATTACGGATCTTTACAAACTTGCAAATGTTACAACCTACAATTACAaacaaaaaccaaaataaaCTAGTCCAACAAGacaaactaaaatcaaatagctCCAATTGTGAACCCCTTACTttaatctttagattttgagTAAATAGTAAAAACAAGTAAAGCGGCCTACTGTGAAGTTGCTAgagtactaataatttgatatagttatagtgtctaattatatattaaattattactaaTGTTTAATAATTAggaagggtaaaatagtaaattattaccgtcttattgggttatcggtttACCCAGTAATTCAATAGTAAAAATCAATACGAAACCAATaaccaaataaattttttttataaacccaTCAAAAATCCAATAACCAATAACTTGTTTGGGTTCGATTTATCGACGAAGGGGGTTATTggcgaaaaattatattatttatacatggttaaaaCAATTTCATATGTACATATATTATATGTCGAACCCCCTTCTCCTAGTTTATCTGACTATGTATAAAGCTTTTTGAACCTCTTATTAAAATTTCTGATTCCACCTTTGAATTCAATATGGTTACCTCAAGCTTAAGCTTAAGTAGGAGAAAGAAGAGAGGCTAACTATCAGACTTTCGATTGAACGAAAACTAACGTAAGTGGACGTACATTAGATGAGGACAATTAGAATTGCTTACGATACTTGGTATACGAGATACAGTTCAACAAAACCACAGAGATAAGAGATGTATGTAGGTACAGTTCACAATTAGAATTGCTTAAAATACCGTACAGTGAGCAAGATATTGTATAAGGCATACATTTCTTTGATTCTTTCATGTTATCCATAAAAAAATCTTGAGACCAGCTACAAACTTTTGTGCTGGAATGAAACTTAAAAGCAGAAAAACATCAACTTATACATAAAATTAACAGAAGCTATAGCTATGTCTTCATATTATTCATGACCAAGAAATTGCAACTGGACTACTAACCACATGCTTCCCATCTGACCACTCAATTCTACCGAATACATCCGTAGCTGAGGACTTTGATGGAGCAGTAAAACTCACTGTATACGATTTCTTCTCATTAATCTGAGTGAAACTCAATGTTTCAGGCTCAACTATAATTTTCACTGAACTATTTGGGGAAGAAACTGTAACTTTGTATGTTCCAGCCGGTCCAACATTAGTCAATGTCCGGCTGTACTTGATTGTGTTTGAACCGTCACTCCCGGCAACGAATGAAACAGCAAATGAAGGGTAATTCAAATCTGTGACGCTGTATGTTTTGCTTGAATCACACGTGAAGTTTCTTCTCGCTAAGCTGTTGATTTGTGATGGAGTGTATTTCAATGCACACATGAAATTGAGGTAATCATCGGCGTTTATGTCGTAAACAAGACCTGGGTTCACTGCCGAAACGGGATCCACGTGTCCAGCGCCGTGGTCGAAAGGTGTAGATGGTTTTCCGGTGGCGACATCTACTAGTGCTCCGCCGTTCTTGTAGACGGTGTAAGCGGAGGTCATGAGCGCCGAACGAATGGCGGCGGGGCTCCATTCTGGGTGGACTCCTTTTATCAAAGCCGCCAAGCCGCTCACGTGTGGACACGACATGGATGTGCCTGAGATAATGTTGAACTCGACCCGTCTATCGTCCTCTGCCATCCCCGTCGGGCCGACGGCTCCGGTCCAACCGGCCAGAATGTTTACACCGGGCGCGATAATATCCGGTTTGAGTATCTCCGGGGTGATTGAATTTGGGCCTCTAGAACTGAACGCTGCGACAACCGGTGACGGTTCGATGTCTACTTTTGTTCCTCCAAAAAGAATTTCGGCCGTTGGATTAGGATCTGAGAATAAATATTTCTTGATTACATCACCGGCTTTTTGACCCACCGCCGCCGCTGGAAGTAAATGGGCGTCAGCCACTAGTTCCTCCCCATTTGCTGCGGTGTTAGCCAAAACCATGCCGGCTCCACCAGCCTCTTTTACCACAAAACCCTTTTGGACTCGAGCGCTAATCCCTCTGTCACACAGCACAATTTTTCCTTTAACTTTCTCAGGAATTAAGGTACCCATCATACAGAGATTTCCACTGGTTACATTGCTGGCATTACCAGCATACACCAAGGGAAGCATTTTATTAAGTAATGAATCACCCGCGTAAAGTGAAACGCCGGAGAAATTTTTACCATTGCCAAGGCTTACATATGCTGGAAAATCACGGTCAATTGTTCCAGCACCGACTGTGGTGATCCAAGGTGCTTGGTTGGCCAAACTGAATTGATTAGGTCCAGCATTTCCAGCAGA harbors:
- the LOC101255349 gene encoding subtilisin-like protease SBT1.7, producing the protein MSTYTLLVVVLVCLCHMSVAMVEKKTYIIHMAKSQMPAIFDDHTHWYDASLKSVSESAEMIYVYKNVVHGFAARLTARQAESLETQPGILSVLPELIYQLHTTRTPLFLGLDRSVNIFPESDAMSDVIVGVLDTGVWPERKSFDDTGFGPVPDSWKGECESSNNFSSAMCNRKLVGARYFSRGYETTLGPIDESKESKSPRDDDGHGTHTASTAAGSVVQGASLFGYASGTARGMAYRARVAMYKVCWLGGCFNSDILAGMDKAIDDKVDVLSLSLGGSTPDYYKDSIAIGAFAAMEKGILVSCSAGNAGPNQFSLANQAPWITTVGAGTIDRDFPAYVSLGNGKNFSGVSLYAGDSLLNKMLPLVYAGNASNVTSGNLCMMGTLIPEKVKGKIVLCDRGISARVQKGFVVKEAGGAGMVLANTAANGEELVADAHLLPAAAVGQKAGDVIKKYLFSDPNPTAEILFGGTKVDIEPSPVVAAFSSRGPNSITPEILKPDIIAPGVNILAGWTGAVGPTGMAEDDRRVEFNIISGTSMSCPHVSGLAALIKGVHPEWSPAAIRSALMTSAYTVYKNGGALVDVATGKPSTPFDHGAGHVDPVSAVNPGLVYDINADDYLNFMCALKYTPSQINSLARRNFTCDSSKTYSVTDLNYPSFAVSFVAGSDGSNTIKYSRTLTNVGPAGTYKVTVSSPNSSVKIIVEPETLSFTQINEKKSYTVSFTAPSKSSATDVFGRIEWSDGKHVVSSPVAISWS